The genomic DNA TCACCGACTCCCACCTCGTGGAGATAGGCCGCAGACAGGACGACCGCCGGGTCACCTCCCTCTTGGCTCACCATCCTCTCGGCGTGAGTGGCCACCCTGATTGCGTGGCCGATCCTCTTGAAATCCCGTTTGAAATAGCGCTTCATCTCAAAGGCGACCCTGTCTTTCAAGAGGTCCTCTCTTTTTGCCAGAAGCTCGGGCGGCAGTTCTCCGAGGCACTCCTCGGCGAACCTGCAATAGGCAGCACAACCGAAATCCATCTTGGGATTGACGACCCTGCTGCCGCAGTTCCTGCATCTCCTGGTGGTTTCGTCTTTGAAAAACTCCACGTTGTGGCCGCAGTTGGGGCACTTCACCTCGAAAATGGCCCCCGGCTTCCAGTAGCGGGTATCCTGTCCCGGGCACTTCATAGACCACCCCTTTCCCCCGCCCTCAAGGAGGAGTTGCATAGTAATTTCCGGGACCCAACGGCCCCTCGATATACAGCATAACCCGGTGGTGAGAAATCCGCTTTGACTTGCGTCAAGAGAGGAAAAAGCGGGCCAAGGTACCCTTCATCATGTCATGGGCAAGGGGCCATCCCCTCTTCCAGGAAGGACCTCCTCAGGCATCGGCCATCTGTTCGGGTTCACAGAGGAGCCCCGCATCCACGGCCCCGCGGCCTAAACCACAGATCTCACGCTCCGGCGACCTGGTGGGGAGAAGCCTCCAGAATCTTACACCTTGATCTTCACTCCCCGATAGCTCCTCTCCACCTCACGCTCCATGGTCTTCTGCTTCAAGAGTTCCCTCTTGTCGTACGCCCGTTTCCCCTTTCCCAGTCCGATCTCGACCTTGACCTTGCCGTTCTTGAAGTACATTTTCGTGGGAATCAACGAGTACCCCTTCTCCCTCGACTTTCCATAGAGTCTCCTGATCTCCCTTTTGTGCATCAGCAGTTTTCGGGGGCGATCCGGATCGTGGTTGAACCGATTCCCGTGGGTGTAAGGGCTGATGTGGGCGTCGACCAGGTATATCTCCCCGTCCTTGACCTTCGCGTAGCTGTCCTTGAGGCTGACCTTACCCTGTCTCAGGGATTTCACCTCAGTACCGGTGAGGACGATCCCCGCTTCATAGGTCTCATCTATGTAGAAGTCGAACCGGGCCCTCTTGTTCTTGCTGATGATCATCTCACTCAATGGGCCCCTCCTTGCCGCTCCACCTGGATACCGAGTTGCCGGATCTTCCTGTGGAGATTTCTCCGGGCGATTCCGATCTGTTCGGCCGTCTTGGCCACGTTACCCTCGTTCTGGGCCAGCCGCTTCAGGATGAAGTCCCTCTCGAACCTCATGGTGGCTTCCCTCAGGCTCTCCCGGCCCGCAGGGA from Deltaproteobacteria bacterium includes the following:
- a CDS encoding HD domain-containing protein translates to MKCPGQDTRYWKPGAIFEVKCPNCGHNVEFFKDETTRRCRNCGSRVVNPKMDFGCAAYCRFAEECLGELPPELLAKREDLLKDRVAFEMKRYFKRDFKRIGHAIRVATHAERMVSQEGGDPAVVLSAAYLHEVGVGEPEVEDKGRGSDSGWSGGAVQAREILARLGARDDLIDEVCRIVGRLKRPGAGETVNFRIVHDADLIARLEEEQKKTPGTREKLAMYAESSFLTETGRRMARQVFLNGVKEKEEPRGG
- the smpB gene encoding SsrA-binding protein SmpB; this encodes MIISKNKRARFDFYIDETYEAGIVLTGTEVKSLRQGKVSLKDSYAKVKDGEIYLVDAHISPYTHGNRFNHDPDRPRKLLMHKREIRRLYGKSREKGYSLIPTKMYFKNGKVKVEIGLGKGKRAYDKRELLKQKTMEREVERSYRGVKIKV